One genomic region from Chlamydia poikilotherma encodes:
- a CDS encoding ATP-dependent Clp protease proteolytic subunit has protein sequence MPDGEVVNKLRDVIDKKILDARRVFFSEPVTDKSAADAIKKLWYLELTNPGQPIVFVINSPGGSVDAGFAVWDQIKMMTSPVTTVVTGLAASMGSVLSLCAAPGRRFATPHSRIMIHQPSIGGPITGQATDLDIHAREILKTKKRIVDVYLEATGQPREVIEKAIDRDMWMTADEAKDFGLLDGILFSFNDL, from the coding sequence ATGCCTGATGGGGAAGTAGTTAATAAGTTACGAGATGTTATAGATAAAAAAATCTTAGATGCCCGTCGGGTATTCTTTTCAGAACCTGTAACAGATAAAAGCGCAGCAGATGCTATTAAAAAGCTTTGGTATTTGGAACTTACCAATCCTGGTCAGCCTATAGTATTCGTAATTAATAGTCCTGGAGGATCCGTAGATGCAGGGTTTGCAGTTTGGGATCAGATAAAAATGATGACCTCTCCAGTAACTACTGTGGTTACAGGATTAGCGGCTTCTATGGGGTCAGTATTAAGTTTATGCGCTGCTCCAGGGCGTCGTTTTGCAACTCCTCATTCGCGTATTATGATTCATCAGCCATCCATAGGAGGTCCAATTACAGGACAAGCTACGGATCTAGATATTCATGCTCGTGAGATCTTAAAAACGAAAAAACGCATTGTGGATGTGTATTTAGAAGCCACAGGGCAACCTCGAGAAGTTATTGAGAAAGCGATTGATAGAGACATGTGGATGACAGCAGATGAGGCCAAGGATTTTGGTTTATTAGATGGTATCCTTTTCTCATTCAACGATTTATAA
- a CDS encoding UPF0158 family protein, with translation MTTYPVPQNPLLLRALRLMDAFSKSDDERDFYLDRVEGFILYIDLDKDQEDLDKIYEELEVNAERYCLIPKLTFYEVKKIMETFINEKIYDIDTKEKFLEILQSKDAREQFLEFIYDHESELEKWQQFYVERSRIRIIEWLRNNKFHFVFEEDLDFTKHILEQFKIHLFDTKVSKELSQARQLLVNKAKVYYSNEALNPRPKRGRPPKQSAKVESETTISSDIYTKVPPVARRFLFLPEITSASSITFSEKFDTEEEFLAHLRGSGRVEDQLNLANLSERFASLKELSAKLGYDSLSTGDFFGDDDDSDDDEKPAPKSKAPVKRGRKKSS, from the coding sequence ATGACTACGTATCCTGTACCACAAAATCCTCTTTTATTACGTGCCCTGCGTCTTATGGATGCCTTCTCTAAGTCTGACGACGAGAGAGATTTTTATTTAGATCGTGTTGAGGGATTTATTCTCTATATTGATTTAGATAAAGATCAAGAAGACTTGGATAAGATCTATGAAGAATTAGAGGTAAATGCGGAACGTTATTGTCTAATTCCTAAGTTAACGTTCTATGAAGTTAAGAAAATCATGGAAACGTTTATCAATGAAAAAATTTATGATATTGATACAAAAGAAAAGTTTCTTGAAATTTTACAGTCTAAAGATGCTCGGGAACAATTTTTAGAATTTATCTATGATCATGAATCTGAATTAGAGAAATGGCAGCAATTTTATGTAGAGCGTTCTCGTATACGTATTATTGAGTGGCTACGTAATAATAAGTTTCATTTTGTCTTCGAGGAAGATCTAGATTTTACGAAGCATATTTTAGAACAATTTAAAATTCATCTTTTCGATACCAAAGTATCAAAAGAATTATCGCAAGCACGTCAGTTGCTCGTGAATAAGGCTAAGGTTTATTATTCTAACGAAGCCTTAAATCCTCGTCCTAAGCGAGGACGTCCTCCGAAACAATCAGCAAAAGTAGAATCCGAGACTACAATATCCAGTGATATTTATACTAAAGTACCCCCAGTTGCTCGGCGTTTTCTTTTTCTTCCGGAAATTACTTCAGCATCTTCAATCACATTTTCTGAGAAATTTGATACCGAAGAAGAGTTCCTTGCGCACCTGCGTGGATCAGGCCGTGTTGAAGATCAATTAAACCTTGCCAATCTTTCTGAAAGATTCGCTTCATTGAAAGAACTGTCTGCAAAATTAGGTTATGATTCACTGTCTACGGGAGATTTCTTTGGAGATGATGACGATAGTGATGATGATGAGAAGCCCGCGCCTAAGAGTAAGGCTCCGGTTAAACGTGGCCGTAAGAAATCTTCATAG
- a CDS encoding glycine hydroxymethyltransferase, whose translation MASLLHKFLENASGKKGQDLASTAYLAALDHLLHSFPSIGKSIIDELKSQRSRLKMIASENYASISVQLAMGNLLTDKYCEGSPFKRFYSCCENVDAIEWECVETAKELFGAESAFVQPHSGADANLLAIMAIITQKIQGPAVKRLGYKTINDLTDKEYAELKAEIGSHVCLGPSLNSGGHLTHGTVRLNVMSKLMRCLPYEVNKKTELFDYAEIARLVRTHKPTVLIAGYSSYSRRLNFSTLKQIADDCGAVLWVDMAHFAGLVAGGVFIEEENPIPFADIVTTTTHKTLRGPRGGLVLASKEYDGIINRACPLMMGGPLPHVIAAKTVALKEALTVDFKKYAHQVVDNARTLAEHFQKQGLRLLTGGTDNHMLIIDLTSLGISGRIAEDILSSVGIAVNRNTIPSDAIGKWDTSGIRLGTPALTTLGMGSDEMEEVANIIVKVLRNITLRRNADDSFSKSEGELPENIAQEARARVADLLSRFPLYPEIDLETLV comes from the coding sequence ATGGCATCATTGTTGCATAAATTTTTAGAAAATGCTTCGGGGAAGAAAGGTCAGGATCTGGCTTCTACCGCATATTTAGCTGCATTAGACCATCTTTTGCATTCCTTTCCTTCCATTGGGAAGAGCATTATCGATGAACTAAAGAGTCAACGTTCTCGTTTAAAGATGATTGCTTCTGAAAATTACGCTTCTATTTCAGTTCAGCTTGCTATGGGGAACTTGCTTACGGATAAATATTGTGAGGGAAGTCCTTTTAAGCGATTTTATTCTTGTTGTGAGAATGTTGATGCTATTGAGTGGGAATGTGTTGAAACAGCTAAAGAACTTTTTGGTGCAGAAAGTGCTTTTGTGCAGCCGCATTCTGGAGCAGATGCCAATTTGTTAGCAATAATGGCAATTATCACGCAGAAAATCCAAGGTCCTGCTGTTAAGCGTTTAGGATACAAAACGATCAATGATCTTACTGATAAGGAGTATGCTGAATTAAAAGCTGAGATAGGTTCTCATGTATGCCTAGGTCCGTCATTGAATTCGGGAGGACATTTAACACATGGGACCGTACGTTTAAACGTGATGTCAAAATTAATGCGTTGCTTGCCTTATGAAGTTAATAAAAAGACAGAACTTTTTGATTATGCTGAGATTGCGCGTTTGGTGCGTACGCATAAGCCGACAGTATTAATTGCTGGATATTCTTCCTATTCTCGCAGGTTAAATTTTTCTACTCTAAAACAAATCGCTGATGATTGTGGAGCTGTTTTATGGGTGGATATGGCGCATTTTGCAGGTCTTGTTGCTGGCGGCGTGTTTATTGAAGAAGAAAATCCTATTCCTTTTGCTGATATTGTAACAACAACAACTCATAAAACCTTGCGAGGACCTCGTGGAGGTTTAGTTTTAGCCTCTAAAGAATACGACGGGATAATTAATAGAGCTTGTCCTTTAATGATGGGGGGGCCCTTACCCCATGTTATTGCTGCGAAGACTGTGGCATTAAAAGAAGCGCTTACTGTGGATTTTAAAAAGTATGCTCATCAGGTTGTAGACAATGCTAGAACTTTAGCAGAACATTTCCAAAAGCAGGGATTGCGTTTACTTACAGGTGGTACTGATAATCATATGTTGATTATTGATCTGACTTCTCTAGGTATTTCCGGGCGTATAGCTGAGGATATCCTAAGTTCTGTAGGTATTGCAGTAAATCGCAACACTATACCATCGGATGCTATAGGGAAATGGGATACTTCAGGAATACGTTTGGGAACACCTGCTTTAACGACTCTGGGTATGGGCAGCGATGAAATGGAAGAAGTTGCGAATATTATTGTGAAAGTATTGCGAAATATTACTTTGAGACGTAATGCTGATGATAGTTTTAGTAAAAGTGAAGGAGAGCTTCCAGAAAACATTGCTCAAGAAGCAAGAGCACGAGTCGCAGACTTATTATCGCGGTTCCCGCTTTATCCTGAAATTGATCTGGAAACTTTAGTTTAG
- the dapF gene encoding bifunctional diaminopimelate epimerase/glutamate racemase: MVSFSHSTIYKPYLYSGAGNRFILSETCPEIATISVLCKEEQVDGFLLVLPSSLADAKLIIFNDDGSRPKMCGNGLRCVIAHLSSVLSKEEISVETDSGIYFGKFYSWDRVVVDMTLPDWKYRCHRLSYTMSQIPKEIFSVNTGVPHLVVFFDDVSSVPVDLWGSFLRYHEDFLPEGTNVNFIEAMSSEEFRIRTYERGLERESLACGTGVIAAALVASRRYSLSNTQIRMWTWSNILIKISLDCDRVYLEGPVNKEVVQ; this comes from the coding sequence ATGGTATCCTTTTCTCATTCAACGATTTATAAGCCTTACTTATACTCTGGGGCAGGAAATCGCTTTATTCTTAGTGAGACCTGTCCTGAGATTGCGACAATCTCCGTTTTATGTAAGGAGGAACAGGTGGATGGATTTTTACTTGTCCTTCCTTCGTCGCTTGCTGATGCTAAGCTAATTATTTTTAATGATGATGGTTCTCGACCCAAGATGTGTGGGAACGGTCTTCGTTGTGTTATAGCCCATCTTTCTTCAGTATTGAGTAAAGAAGAGATTTCTGTAGAAACCGATTCAGGAATCTATTTCGGAAAATTTTATTCTTGGGATCGTGTTGTTGTAGACATGACTCTTCCAGATTGGAAATATCGTTGTCATCGCCTCTCATATACTATGTCACAGATTCCTAAAGAAATTTTTAGTGTCAATACGGGAGTTCCTCATCTTGTCGTTTTTTTCGATGATGTATCTTCTGTTCCTGTAGATCTTTGGGGAAGTTTTCTACGTTATCATGAGGATTTTTTACCTGAAGGGACTAATGTAAATTTTATTGAAGCCATGAGTTCTGAGGAGTTTCGGATACGCACTTATGAACGTGGATTAGAAAGAGAATCTTTAGCTTGTGGAACCGGGGTTATAGCAGCAGCTCTTGTTGCATCTAGGCGCTATAGTTTGTCAAATACTCAAATTCGTATGTGGACGTGGAGTAATATTTTAATTAAAATTTCTTTAGATTGTGATCGAGTATATCTTGAAGGTCCTGTAAATAAAGAAGTCGTTCAATAG